One genomic region from Nocardia vinacea encodes:
- a CDS encoding TetR family transcriptional regulator, translated as MSDQLSVTGQLLDNSETDRAEILDRLLDSARTVIAREGFEGLTVQVIACEAGVNVSSAHTYFGSDAQLISEVLWRQLISAPQTRAISGQMTSSRENDLRSDALDVLRLRARTAGEIQRRIRAALGPRPDTTILQNLEAIYTAALFDAATGYAADSCGDRSSEQLAQRILDRR; from the coding sequence ATGTCCGATCAATTGTCTGTCACCGGTCAGCTGCTCGACAACTCCGAGACAGATCGGGCCGAGATACTCGACCGGCTACTCGATTCGGCTCGGACCGTCATCGCCCGAGAAGGCTTCGAGGGCCTCACCGTTCAGGTCATCGCTTGCGAAGCCGGCGTAAACGTCTCGTCCGCGCACACATACTTCGGATCCGATGCCCAATTGATCTCGGAAGTGCTATGGCGCCAACTGATCTCGGCGCCGCAAACACGGGCGATATCCGGACAAATGACGTCGAGCAGAGAGAACGATCTCAGATCCGACGCCCTCGACGTGCTTCGCCTGCGCGCGCGGACAGCGGGTGAGATACAGCGCAGAATCCGGGCCGCGCTGGGGCCGCGCCCCGACACCACGATCCTCCAGAACCTGGAGGCGATCTACACCGCCGCCCTGTTCGACGCCGCAACCGGGTACGCCGCGGATTCCTGCGGCGACCGCTCGTCCGAA